One Aspergillus oryzae RIB40 DNA, chromosome 2 genomic window carries:
- a CDS encoding uncharacterized protein (predicted protein) has product MEPLSALGLATAVIQITQFTGQLIRGTSHASQAADGLLLTNANIKDVAGTLLSLTEQLVFPPSFVTLSGEERLLHEICLECRKVSESVLDRLGKLQRQQPLNRWDQVRQTFGQLLGQGETNALATKLSNIREQLNTALLICLRNQLSEVFSRQTDPGALRFLSQIQQVWNAGKPWYSELLLAIHRNDWDAHNQHDLIDFAAALDNGTEGDRESDFCVAILTLLKFRGLPDRHEAIPVAHKNTFEWTFHNQAEFPKWLLRGQNEIPFWITGKPGSGKSTLMKFLYNEPRTRGYLKRWAGSQPLIMGGFFFWNSGTVNQMSQRGLLQSLLFQVLHEHRQYIRQVFSERWQRYNHLRRGLHDWTIAELQQALEMIISEELFRFAFFLDGLDEFDGNPQVLVEFVGRIAEKDNVKLCVASRPWNLFQDAFEQSPSLRLEQLTYGDIRLYVSERCRQNRRFVNLLQREPDRARDLETAVVDKASGVFLWVYLVVGSLLAGIQNGDSIADLRKRLAALPSDLEQLFEKLLNTVDAFYFESLCHLMQLVRHAYQPLNLLTFYYTDEAVENALTDPIRPLGPDQVIDFHEEARRRLNSRSKGLLEAPSSPKGTIQYLHRTAKDFLHSPKVWVRITAGSNARFDANYTLASAYLRHLKTLKSSRMGTEEFWIPAIGCLEHSVRAMLQSATGEQHNQVLLLMELDRSSRAIWTATTPGDQCALNGRVPRRAERWPCTLGIDYTFDALCVRLKILPFVRYQLEQNHPGQAAYVALLLAALGCTPLPPHFAAAHTLLEVRTQDPDTVALILSSCPNPDWIRDILCEFKKNCNNKELQAVVSAYLRNTPKVDSRLGPKAWVQGFTKKRGMM; this is encoded by the exons ATGGAACCTCTTAGTGCCCTTGGTCTAGCTACCGCTGTGATTCAGATTACCCAGTTCACCGGTCAACTGATACGTGGAACGAGCCATGCTTCTCAAGCCGCCGATGGCCTGCTGCTAACCAACGCGAATATCAAAGATGTCGCGGGAACGCTATTAAGCCTTACGGAACAGCTTGTGTTCCCCCCGTCTTTCGTGACCCTGAGTGGGGAGGAAAGGCTACTTCACGAAATTTGTTTGGAGTGTCGTAAAGTCAGCGAGAGTGTCCTTGATCGGCTGGGGAAACTCCAGCGACAGCAGCCCCTTAACCGATGGGACCAAGTGCGCCAAACGTTTGGCCAACTTCTGGGTCAGGGGGAAACGAACGCGCTTGCAACTAAACTCAGTAACATCAGAGAGCAGCTGAATACGGCACTGCTGATCTGTCTCCG GAATCAGCTTTCTGAAGTTTTCTCAAGGCAGACAGACCCCGGCGCCCTACGATTCCTATCACAGATTCAGCAGGTATGGAATGCTGGCAAACCGTGGTACTCCGAGCTTCTTTTGGCCATTCACCGCAACGATTGGGATGCCCATAACCAACATGATCTCATAGACTTTGCTGCTGCCCTTGATAATGGAACAGAGGGGGACAGGGAATCGGACTTTTGCGTAGCCATTCTTACACTACTTAAGTTTCGAGGGCTCCCTGACCGGCATGAGGCAATCCCCGTCGCCCACAAGAACACATTCGAATGGACTTTTCACAATCAGGCGGAGTTTCCTAAATGGTTACTGCGAGGACAAAATGAAATCCCTTTCTGGATCACTGGGAAGCCAGGGTCGGGAAAGTCAACACTCATGAAGTTCTTGTACAATGAACCGCGAACACGAGGATACCTCAAAAGATGGGCCGGCTCCCAGCCTCTTATCATGGgtgggttctttttctggaaTTCTGGAACTGTCAATCAAATGTCACAAAGGGGCCTTCTCCAGTCGCTGTTGTTTCAGGTACTGCATGAACATCGTCAATATATACGACAAGTGTTTTCTGAGAGATGGCAGAGATACAACCATCTACGTCGAGGCTTACATGACTGGACTATTGCCGAGTTACAACAGGCGCTTGAAATGATCATCTCCGAGGAGCTGTTTCGATTTGCGTTCTTCCTCGACGGCCTGGACGAGTTTGACGGAAACCCCCAGGTTCTAGTTGAGTTCGTGGGACGCATTGCCGAAAAGGATAACGTTAAACTCTGTGTTGCTAGCCGTCCATGGAATCTCTTTCAGGATGCATTCGAGCAATCTCCGAGTCTTCGACTGGAACAACTAACGTACGGCGATATTCGGCTCTATGTTTCTGAGCGCTGTCGGCAGAACCGACGGTTCGTTAACCTCCTGCAGCGTGAACCGGATAGAGCGCGTGACCTTGAGACCGCCGTGGTCGATAAGGCCTCCGGCGTTTTTCTCTGGGTGTACTTAGTCGTGGGGTCGCTTCTCGCGGGGATCCAGAACGGTGACAGCATAGCAGATCTTCGCAAGAGGCTGGCTGCCTTGCCATCAGATCTGGAGCAACTTTTTGAGAAGTTACTGAATACTGTAGATGCGTTCTATTTTGAATCTCTGTGCCACCTGATGCAACTAGTCAGACATGCATACCAGCCATTGAACTTACTGACATTCTACTATACCGACGAGGCCGTGGAGAATGCACTCACAGATCCTATTCGACCCCTGGGCCCCGACCAGGTAATCGATTTCCACGAGGAGGCGCGGCGTCGTCTCAACAGCCGGTCTAAGGGCCTTCTTGAGGCTCCGTCTTCACCCAAGGGCACAATCCAATACCTTCACCGCACTGCGAAGGATTTCCTGCACTCCCCCAAGGTATGGGTTCGCATCACAGCCGGCAGCAACGCCCGCTTCGACGCCAACTATACCCTGGCTTCGGCTTATCTCCGCCACCTCAAGACCCTGAAATCGAGTAGAATGGGAACAGAAGAGTTCTGGATACCAGCGATCGGATGCCTAGAGCACTCTGTGCGAGCCATGTTACAAAGTGCAACAGGTGAACAACACAACCAGGTCCTTTTGTTGATGGAGCTAGACAGGTCCTCGCGGGCAATTTGGACAGCCACAACACCCGGAGATCAGTGTGCGCTGAATGGGCGCGTTCCACGTCGTGCAGAGAGATGGCCTTGCACGCTAGGGATCGACTACACATTCGACGCACTCTGCGTGCGGTTGAAGATCCTTCCCTTCGTCCGATATCAGCTCGAGCAGAATCACCCAGGCCAAGCTGCGTATGTTGCCTTGCTCCTTGCGGCACTGGGGTGTAcccctcttccaccacatTTTGCCGCCGCACATACCCTGCTTGAGGTTCGCACTCAAGACCCGGACACTGTAGCTCTTATCCTAAGCTCCTGTCCAAACCCAGACTGGATACGCGATATACTGTGTGAATTCAAGAAGAATTGCAATAATAAAGAGCTACAAGCTGTGGTCTCAGCATACTTACGGAACACCCCAAAAGTTGATTCTCGATTAGGCCCGAAAGCGTGGGTCCAAGGCTTTACGAAAAAACGAGGCATGATGTAA
- a CDS encoding SDR family oxidoreductase (1-Acyl dihydroxyacetone phosphate reductase and related dehydrogenases), producing MTTETSFLPSVLITGCSAGGIGSALAETFHERGLHVFATARSTSKMAHLEKLPNITLLELDVTDPKSIESAVEVVTAKTGGKLNYLINNSGQSLVLPALDTSIEDAKRLFDVNLWGVVAVTQAFSPLILATKGTIVNVASLAAFFRSPWLSFYNASKAAVDAYTHTIRQELAPFGVKVVTVTAGTVQTNIFRPVEEISLPPDSIYKAASKQMVGIANGKLIQGAMAPAEFAKRVADDVLGGATGVIWRGTMATIGRIMYTILPTWLMVSWCPLFRDLGSTVLTSGCLGSFDIPWFRFG from the exons ATGACGACTGAGACAAGCTTCCTTCCGTCGGTCCTCATCACCGGATGTAGTGCAGGTGGAATCGGCTCCGCATTGGCCGAAACATTCCACGAACGCGGACTACATGTTTTCGCGACGGCGCGATCGACATCTAAGATGGCCCACCTGGAGAAACTACCCAACATTACTCTCCTGGAACTAGACGTGACCGACCCAAAGAGCATTGAATCTGCCGTTGAGGTCGTGACCGCCAAGACAGGCGGCAAATTGAACTATTTGATCAACAACTCAGGTCAGAGTCTCGTCCTGCCAGCCTTGGATACGAGCATTGAAGATGCCAAGAGATTGTTCGATGTCAATTTGTGGGGCGTGGTTGCTGTCACGCAAGCCTTCTCGCCCTTGATCCTCGCAACCAAAGGAACAATCGTCAATGTGGCATCTCTTGCTGCCTTCTTCCGTTCCCCTTGGTTGA GTTTCTATAACGCTTCCAAGGCAGCCGTGGATGCTTACACACACACTATCCGCCAGGAATTGGCCCCCTTTGGCGTTAAAGTCGTCACTGTAACTGCGGGGACAGTACAAACTAATATCTTCAGGCCTGTAGAGGAaatctctctccctcccgACTCCATATATAAAGCAGCCTCGAAACAGATGGTGGGTATTGCTAATGGAAAATTGATCCAAGGAGCTATGGCCCCGGCCGAATTTGCCAAAAgggttgcggatgatgtGCTCGGTGGAGCGACTGGTGTGATTTGGAGGGGAACGATGGCAACCATTGGAAGGATAATGTACACCATTCTTCCGACTTGGCTAATGGTAAGTTGGTGCCCTTTGTTCCGTGACTTGGGGTCGACTGTGCTTACCTCTGGATGTTTAGGATCGTTTGACATTCCCTGGTTCAGGTTTGGATAA
- a CDS encoding uncharacterized protein (GTPases - translation elongation factors), with translation MPSPGKPLINVGTIGHTDHGKTTLTAAITAKFGTTCMADDQTDNTLKEIAHVEYETKARRYRHIDWADQAEYTKNMLSGAAQMDGVILVVSAEDGLMPQTREQILVARQAGVSYILAFINKCDMVDDTDQLELVELEVRDLLNSHGFQGDNMPIIKDSARQALEGGLDESDLGERAIVHLVEALDAYIPVSVPAVDRPFLMPVEDVFSVAGRGTIVTGRVERGMIRVGDDVEIVGFGAVVRTTCKGVEIFRKSLDQGRVGETVGVLLRAIRPEDVIRGHVLAKPAQIRMCTDFTAHMYVLRKEEGGRHTPFFNHYQAQFLIRMTEMTGSIMLPEGMVMIVPGDSPSITVKLIAPTAMEEGLRFTIRESGRTVASGVITSILE, from the coding sequence ATGCCCTCCCCTGGCAAGCCCCTTATCAACGTTGGTACAATTGGTCATACTGATCATGGCAAGACAACCCTGACGGCTGCCATCACCGCCAAATTCGGCACCACCTGCATGGCCGACGACCAGACCGACAACACGCTCAAGGAGATAGCCCATGTCGAGTACGAGACCAAGGCTCGCCGATATAGACACATTGACTGGGCTGATCAAGCCGAATACACCAAAAACATGCTCAGCGGCGCAGCGCAGATGGACGGCGTGATCCTGGTCGTGTCGGCCGAGGACGGCCTGATGCCACAGACACGCGAGCAGATTCTGGTAGCGCGGCAAGCGGGAGTGTCGTACATCCTCGCATTCATAAACAAGTGTGACATGGTCGATGACACGGATCAGCTCGAGCTAGTAGAGCTAGAAGTGCGCGACCTGCTCAACAGTCACGGCTTCCAGGGCGACAACATGCCGATCATCAAGGACTCGGCGAGACAGGCGCTGGAAGGGGGGTTGGACGAGAGCGATCTGGGTGAGCGCGCCATCGTACACCTGGTGGAGGCCTTGGACGCGTACATCCCGGTGTCCGTGCCTGCGGTGGATCGCCCGTTTTTGATGCCGGTGGAGGACGTGTTCTCAGTCGCGGGTCGCGGCACAATAGTCACAGGTAGAGTGGAGCGCGGCATGATCCGGGTCGGCGACGATGTTGAAATCGTGGGCTTCGGCGCAGTGGTCCGGACGACGTGCAAAGGCGTGGAAATATTCCGCAAGTCCTTGGACCAAGGCCGGGTAGGGGAGACCGTGGGTGTCTTGCTACGTGCTATCAGGCCTGAGGATGTCATTCGCGGTCATGTGCTGGCCAAGCCGGCCCAGATCAGGATGTGCACGGATTTCACGGCGCATATGTACGTGCTGCGCAAGGAAGAGGGCGGTCGCCACACGCCGTTCTTCAATCACTATCAGGCGCAGTTCTTAATCCGCATGACGGAGATGACGGGCTCGATTATGTTGCCGGAGGGTATGGTAATGATAGTGCCAGGTGATAGCCCGTCTATCACGGTCAAATTGATCGCGCCAACCGCCATGGAGGAAGGCCTGCGCTTCACCATCCGTGAGAGTGGGAGGACAGTAGCCAGTGGTGTCATTACCTCTATCCTCGAGTAG